One Aspergillus oryzae RIB40 DNA, chromosome 2 genomic window carries:
- a CDS encoding class I SAM-dependent methyltransferase (O-Methyltransferase involved in polyketide biosynthesis) — MIRVTPGIPRFRPRTLLVTLIARAHDFRTPRPILGDPYAQHILDRLDFDVTKMTMAPNQMASIAVRTSNFDRWTSDFLQHNPDTTVLHLACGLDSRMDRVNWGDNTRWMDIDLPEVIELRRKVQPTSLPGRDYSLLGIDVLDEYWMHELSTDGPVLVVMEGLLCYLPEDDVKRLLQRLCQTFRRGELLFECINSMTLQALNGTKPIQPVSGIGAEFHSYVDDPKTLELLHPGLKLMESIRLAEAPGVEMLPLGFRALMYLRSWIPGVRDAARFLRFQFGEIGEVANE, encoded by the exons ATGATTCGGGTAACGCCAGGGATACCCAGGTTTCGCCCTCGG ACTCTCCTTGTCACTCTTATTGCCCGAGCCCATGACTTCCGCACCCCTCGCCCAATTCTCGGCGATCCATACGCTCAACATATTTTAGATCGGCTTGACTTCGATGTTACCAAGATGACTATGGCACCCAATCAGATGGCAAGCATCGCTGTTCGAACAAGCAATTTCGACCGATGGACTTCAGACTTCCTCCAACACAACCCAGACACCACTGTTCTACATCTGGCATGTGGCCTCGATAGTCGAATGGACCGCGTGAACTGGGGCGACAACACTCGGTGGATGGACATTGACCTTCCTGAGGTCATTGAGCTTCGAAGAAAAGTTCAGCCTACATCCTTGCCTGGTCGAGATTACTCCCTTCTCGGAATTGACGTTCTCGATGAGTATTGGATGCATGAGCTTTCCACTGACGGGCCAGTACTTGTCGTGATGGAGGGATTGCTGTGCTATctgccagaagatgatgTGAAACGGCTGTTACAACGACTCTGTCAAACCTTTCGCCGAGGAGAACTGCTTTTTGAGTGTATCAATTCTATGACTCTACAGGCCTTGAATGGGACAAAGCCAATACAGCCAGTCAGTGGTATCGGCGCTGAGTTCCATTCATATGTGGACGATCCTAAGACCTTAGAACTCCTCCATCCTGGCTTGAAATTGATGGAATCAATTCGTTTAGCAGAAGCTCCCGGTGTCGAAATGCTCCCCCTTGGCTTTCGTGCGCTCATGTATCTACGTTCCTGGATCCCTGGTGTACGCGACGCTGCAAGATTCCTGCGCTTCCAATTTGGAGAAATTGGTGAAGTTGCAAATGAATAG
- a CDS encoding uncharacterized protein (predicted protein): MFSQPFLFAFLSAGAAWATQAPLGSASGNGCLSLSSGNHRTAYDTCCSGGSTSGKGSVNGVEFTYSCGKWATGSNKSPIKGVDARECAKHCAADTNCFATSWTPRGQCFLVTTQGYSTASGSNFLLIEKTGGIVDEPEPESGCGKPVEAAKTQCEKDAAARCEVEKAALSQAEKVECEKEITEKCNDAAVAVEASKAQCEQEKATLGHAAKAECDKRIAETASAAETSNAQCEAQKAAVARIEKAECERRTAEKCKTHTSSAVEALKAQFERTKADITKDMENKCEVEKSNQAKEWEIAKAKLEAEKAELQKALDALKVTGVGGTASHEHDGSDVARRLAEVGPTPQYNICPQFGGREFTTATSSGNTARWRVNCNMFVKGHWYVDRHCPPGSIVQILRERQENREYKGLFWNHVNICHEVIPTPGTGGMYLIKTPNFPNHAFIERID; encoded by the coding sequence ATGTTTAGCCAACCCTTCCTCTTTGCATTCCTGTCTGCGGGTGCAGCATGGGCTACTCAGGCCCCCTTGGGCTCTGCAAGTGGAAATGgttgtctttccttgtccagcgGCAACCACCGAACAGCTTATGATACCTGCTGCTCCGGGGGAAGCACATCCGGCAAAGGATCTGTCAACGGGGTCGAGTTCACGTACTCCTGTGGAAAATGGGCCACTGGATCTAATAAATCACCAATCAAAGGTGTAGATGCTCGTGAGTGCGCTAAGCACTGTGCTGCCGACACTAATTGTTTCGCAACTTCATGGACTCCCAGAGGCCAGTGCTTTTTAGTGACCACTCAGGGCTATAGCACCGCCTCGGGTAGTAACTTCTTGTTGATTGAAAAAACTGGCGGTATAGTCGATGAGCCGGAACCGGAGAGCGGCTGCGGAAAGCCCGTCGAGGCAGCTAAGACTCAATGTGAAAAGGATGCTGCAGCCAGGTGTGAAGTGGAGAAGGCCGCGCTCAGTCAAGCGGAGAAAGTCGAATGCGAAAAGGAGATCACCGAGAAGTGCAATGACGCTGCTGTCGCTGTCGAAGCGTCGAAGGCTCAATGTGAACAGGAGAAGGCTACTCTCGGTCACGCTGCGAAGGCCGAGTGCGACAAAAGGATCGCTGAGACTGCGAGTGCTGCTGAAACATCAAACGCTCAGTGTGAAGCGCAGAAGGCTGCAGTCGCTCGGATAGAGAAAGCTGAATGTGAAAGGAGGACGGCGGAGAAGTGCAAGACCCACACTTCCAGTGCTGTCGAAGCCTTAAAGGCTCAATTCGAACGGACGAAGGCTGATATCACCAAAGATATGGAAAACAAGTGTGAAGTGGAGAAGTCAAACCAGGCTAAGGAATGGGAAATTGCTAAGGCTAAACTCGAAGCTGAGAAAGCAGAGCTTCAGAAAGCACTTGACGCGCTAAAGGTGACAGGCGTTGGAGGAACTGCGTCGCATGAGCATGACGGTAGCGATGTTGCTAGACGGTTGGCGGAGGTCGGCCCTACACCACAATATAACATCTGCCCCCAGTTTGGTGGAAGAGAATTCACGACGGCCACGTCGTCTGGCAACACTGCCAGGTGGCGCGTCAACTGTAATATGTTCGTCAAGGGCCATTGGTATGTTGATCGACATTGCCCACCTGGTTCGATTGTTCAGATTCTACGTGAGAGACAGGAAAACAGGGAATATAAGGGTCTCTTCTGGAATCATGTCAACATCTGTCATGAAGTTATTCCAACTCCCGGTACTGGAGGGATGTACCTAATCAAGACTCCGAACTTCCCTAATCATGCGTTTATTGAACGTATTGACTAG
- a CDS encoding uncharacterized protein (predicted protein): MKLTQFASILTAGFVAAAQALDESPIPGYGIQEPSWEVETTPGGPKVILNGTVQQVHAQLLEINPNYDDDFATVLDKRDATVFGKRDDIKCNNFPQARRGDIEAGIKHLRGVSGQPSNGPGPGNCGRVSCSWGTAIWWCNDGGQLLERKGRR, encoded by the exons ATGAAATTGACACAATTTGCTTCTATCCTCACCGCGGGGTTTGTAGCAGCC GCTCAAGCACTGGATGAGTCTCCAATCCCTGGATATGGTATTCAAGAGCCCTCATGGGAGGTTGAGACAACCCCAGGAGGACCCAAGGTTATCCTCAACGGAACCGTCCAGCAGGTGCATGCGCAGCTTTTAGAGATCAACCCCAACTACGATGACGACTTTGCCACAGTGTTGGACAAGAGAGACGCGACAGTATTTGGCAAGCGGGACGACATCAAGTGCAACAACTTCCCACAGGCGCGCCgtggtgatattgaagccgGGATTAAGCACTTGCGCGGGGTCTCGGGACAGCCTTCCAACGGACCTGGACCTGGCAACTGTGGGCGAGTCAGCTGCTCATGGGGCACGGCCATCTGGTGGTGCAATGAT GGGGGACAGTTGCTAGAGAGGAAAGGCCGGCGTTAA
- a CDS encoding uncharacterized protein (fibrillins and related proteins containing Ca2+-binding EGF-like domains), whose translation MVKANGLLALLVGISAYHVEARGSSRGKTKYTLDNILPLTDPSSGLVKCCPEGTEFDGQACVLGVPTCPEDFIRKDNKCVSKFKPICPDGSEYDGNLCVSDGLPTCPPPTTLKGNSCVAGPPTCPSGLEYNGKVCQSKQLPACPTDYTFNGKTCVSVKKPQCPEGLKLGDGKCISVGSPVCPAGAEYNENLGLCASVVEPGCDEGSQLKNGECVSDTPPSCPEGGNFNPTTAKCTSAEKPTCPPGSELDLHSQKCVLSEEADCPPGSVLSTDLASGVARCCPNGMAWNGDVCLFETDSSGKCPPGLTQVGKYCHKQATKIPQCPPGAKLDGSRCVLTELPECPPGHILEGSTCVMIEKPECPPGLTLSGGNCISTVEISCPAGTRFEKGVCTSVTPPTCEDGFVFDGTNCVSTTHIPICPEEGHTLDGEECLIPLMPTCPENTAFDGTRCVSTISPSCPSGSVHNGQGDCLTTSVPQCPPGSTLLGGGCVVGVPACPKGTVWDSKQCISPKDPECPPDHKWSNGKCLNLVTVECEPGYALVNGECVSDSKPECAPGTTFNGQECVGDVPNCPEGLVFDGEDCAHPEEPACPAGMKFNGKKCVAEKPPSCQSGTTFDKKTKECVAVEPPQCPPGQVFNGKNCALASGDCMSFEYCPVMGGLSNGGLTTGGPSTGAEECPEGTVYDKYTGMCADW comes from the coding sequence ATGGTCAAAGCCAATGGCCTGTTGGCCCTCCTCGTTGGCATTTCTGCATACCATGTAGAAGCCCGAGGCTCCTCCCGTGGTAAAACCAAGTACACCCTCGATAATATCCTTCCTTTGACGGACCCGAGCTCCGGTCTTGTTAAGTGTTGCCCGGAGGGAACCGAATTCGACGGTCAGGCCTGTGTCCTTGGTGTACCTACCTGTCCGGAGGACTTCATTCGCAAGGATAACAAGTGTGTCTCGAAGTTCAAGCCTATCTGCCCCGATGGAAGCGAATATGACGGCAACCTTTGTGTGTCTGATGGACTCCCCACTTGCCCGCCCCCTACCACCCTAAAGGGTAACTCGTGTGTGGCTGGACCACCAACCTGCCCTTCTGGCCTTGAGTACAACGGCAAGGTATGTCAATCGAAGCAACTCCCGGCGTGCCCTACAGACTACACCTTCAATGGCAAGACCTGTGTCAGTGTCAAGAAGCCTCAATGTCCTGAGGGACTGAAGCTTGGCGACGGGAAGTGTATCAGTGTCGGCTCTCCGGTCTGCCCTGCTGGCGCAGAGTACAACGAAAACCTTGGACTGTGTGCCTCTGTCGTTGAGCCTGGGTGCGATGAAGGAAGTCAACTCAAGAACGGCGAGTGCGTGTCTGATACTCCACCATCCTGTCCCGAGGGCGGGAATTTCAACCCTACCACAGCGAAATGTACCTCCGCCGAGAAACCGACATGCCCTCCTGGCTCCGAACTGGATCTACACTCTCAGAAGTGTGTGCTTAGTGAGGAGGCTGACTGTCCTCCCGGTAGCGTCCTCTCTACTGATCTTGCTTCTGGTGTTGCCCGTTGCTGTCCTAATGGTATGGCTTGGAATGGTGACGTCTGTCTCTTCGAAACTGATTCGAGCGGCAAATGCCCCCCTGGCCTCACTCAGGTGGGCAAGTACTGCCACAAGCAAGCTACCAAGATTCCCCAATGCCCTCCTGGCGCGAAGCTGGATGGTAGCCGCTGTGTTCTGACGGAGCTTCCTGAATGCCCTCCAGGTCACATCCTCGAAGGATCCACTTGTGTTATGATCGAGAAGCCGGAATGTCCCCCTGGTTTAACACTGTCCGGGGGCAACTGCATTTCGACCGTTGAAATTAGCTGCCCGGCTGGAACCAGGTTCGAGAAGGGTGTTTGCACCAGCGTCACCCCACCCACCTGTGAGGACGGATTCGTTTTTGACGGCACTAACTGCGTCTCCACCACCCACATCCCCATTTGTCCTGAGGAGGGCCACACTTTAGACGGTGAGGAATGTCTCATTCCGCTCATGCCCACCTGCCCTGAAAATACAGCCTTCGATGGTACCCGTTGTGTTTCCACCATCTCTCCTTCCTGCCCATCCGGCTCTGTCCACAATGGTCAGGGCGACTGTCTGACAACCTCCGTCCCTCAATGCCCTCCAGGATCTACTTTGCTTGGTGGTGGCTGCGTCGTTGGCGTTCCTGCCTGCCCCAAGGGCACAGTTTGGGACTCCAAGCAGTGCATCAGTCCCAAGGATCCCGAATGTCCCCCAGACCACAAGTGGAGCAACGGAAAGTGTCTCAACCTAGTTACCGTGGAATGTGAGCCTGGCTACGCCTTGGTCAATGGCGAATGTGTCTCCGACAGTAAGCCAGAGTGTGCCCCAGGAACCACTTTCAACGGTCAGGAATGTGTTGGTGACGTACCCAACTGTCCCGAGGGACTTGTCTTTGATGGGGAGGACTGTGCCCATCCCGAGGAACCTGCTTGTCCCGCTGGAATGAAGTTCAACGGCAAGAAGTGTGTAGCTGAGAAGCCGCCTTCTTGCCAGTCTGGCACCACCTTCGacaagaagacgaaggaatGTGTGGCTGTTGAGCCCCCTCAGTGTCCCCCCGGTCAGGTCTTCAATGGAAAGAACTGTGCCCTGGCATCTGGTGACTGTATGAGCTTCGAGTACTGTCCTGTTATGGGCGGTCTTTCCAACGGCGGCCTTACTACCGGTGGCCCTTCTACCGGCGCCGAGGAATGTCCTGAAGGAACTGTGTATGATAAGTATACCGGCATGTGTGCTGATTGGTGA